The Oligoflexus sp. nucleotide sequence TAAAAGCAAGCAAGGATTCCGAAGCTGGCATCATGCCGACCGAAGAACTGATGCGTGAGATGGGAGCCTACAACGAGGCTCTCGTTAAAGCCGGGATCATGCTGGCCGGTGATGGCCTTTATCCGAGCGCGCAGGGTGCCCGGGTACGTTTCTCCGGCAAGGAAAGATCGGTGATCAACGGTCCCTTCGCCGAGACCAAGGAATTGATTGCCGGCTACTGGCTCTGGCAGGTGAAGTCGATGGAAGATGCGATCGAATGGGTGAAGCGCTGCCCCAACCCTATGCCGACCGAATCTGAAATCGAAATTCGCCGGGTTTTTGCCGCCGAGGATTTTGCGGACGTGGATCCGACAGGCGAGGTACGCGCTCAGGAAGAGCGTCTGACGGAGGAAATCCTTTCCTATCGATTGGATCCACCGCGTTTTGAACAGGGAAAGGAGTTGATCATCGCCGGTCTCAATCGCCATTTTACGGATGAGACGCGGGCACATATTCCCGATCTTTGGAAAAAATTCGCTCCTTCACTCGGCAAAATACCAGGCCAGACGGGTGGCTCAACCTATGGCGTCTGTCACGGAGAAGATAGCAAGGGCGGCTTCGATTATATGGCCGGCGTTGAAGTGCAGAATACCAGGGATCTCCCTTCTGGTTTCACCTATCTGAAGATTCCAGCGCATCGCTACGCGGTCTTCACTCACAGCAAACACGTCTCGGAGATCACGAAGACGATGGATGCCATTTATAACAAGTGGCTGCCTAACTCTGGTCTTCAGGCTGGCCAGGGTCCATTCTTTGAGCGTTATACTGAAGAATTCCGTCCGGACAAAGGCATGGGCGGCATTGAAATCTGGGTTCCGATAAAAGTCTAATTAAGGAGAACGACCATGGGATCAAAAATTTTCGTCAACCTTGCCGTCAAAGATCTGCCGCGTTCCATCGCCTTCTGGAAAAGCCTGGGATATGGTTTCAATGCACAGTTTACCGATGACACCGCAGCTTGCCTCGTCTTCGGTGATGATGCCTATGCCATGCTCCTGACTCATGCCAAGTTCAAGGAGTTCTCACCGAACCCCGTGTGCGATACCGCAAGGAACACCGAAGTTCTGGTGGCACTTTCCTGTGAAAGCAAGGCGGACGTTATGGAAAAGACGAAGAAGGCCCTGGCGGCCGGAGCCCATCGTTACTCCGAGCCCAAGGATTTTGGTTTCATGTATCAGGATAGTTTCCAGGACCTGGATGGTCACGTGTGGGAACTCTTTTACATGGATGAAGCCGCTATTCCGAAATAATCGTTCCCAGTGAAGGGCCTGCCCTACGGCAGGCTCTTGCCTTGCGTTCAGACTATGCTTTCCCTATGATAAGCCCAGCAGCCTTTTGCTGGAGAATCCACCATGAGCAAGACTCCAAAAGAAATCTGGGAAATCCAACACAATCTCGTTTTGAATTTCGATGTGGATCAGCACGCCGAACTTTTTGCAGAAGACGGCGTGTGGGAATTTCCCAGGGCGCCTCAGGGCAGCAAAGTGAAACTTGAAGGACGCGATGCTATCCGTGAATGGGTGATTGAAAATGCAAAAAGCTCCCAGGAAGCCGGGCATCGCGTGCTGGGATATGAAGAAATCGTCATTCATGAAACTTCTGATCCCAGTGTGATCGTCGTTGAATTCGATCTGCACGGAGAAGTCACGCATACCGGGGAAAGGTTTCGTCGCTCGTATGTTCAGGTTCTACGCGTACGGGATGGCAAAATCGTATCCCTCCGTGATTATTTCAACTGACGATGGAAAAGCTCAGGCTTCTTTTTGAAAAGGCTCAGGCGCTGCGACCTCGGTAAGCCGTAAGGCGCCGCGCATGCCTCGCCTGGTCCGCCCGCCCCGCCCCATTCCCGACCGCGTTATTCCCTGTGACCCGCTCAGGCCAGCTTCATGGTCCAAACTTTGCACATTTATATGGACATAAATAAACAAGGCAGTTTGGCCTTAATTTATTAGGATTATGACATTGAGTCGCATAACGTTTGCGCAGGGCCCTGCCCATATTGGTCTTTTAGGTTTGAATAAAATCAGCGGGCGCACCCTGATTCTATCCTCCCTTGCCATTATGGCTTTGATTCTCGGGATTCTTGCGATTCTTTATTCCAGTTTAAGGACCGTTCGCGAGCACAACCGGCTCGTGATCCATGCTCATGAAGTCCTGTATGAACTTGAGCTGACTCTTTCGGCCTTGAAAGATGCGGAAAACAGCGCGCGCGCCTTCGTGTCCACTCAGAAAGATCCCTTCCTGGAAACCTTTCAAGCCGGACGCGCGGCCGCTCTGGATAACGTCCGTAAGCTTAAGACCCTGACTTACGACGATCCGCAGCAGCAGGCCAGAGCCAATAAATTGTGGGAGAAATCCCTGGCTTTCATGCATTGGCAGTCGGAAATCCTGGACTCTGCACGACGGAGCAACGTGGGTAACAGGGCAGGAACACCTTCCGAATTTGACCTTCTGGACCAGTCCAGGCCGCACATGGATGAAATTCGACTCATAGTGCAGGATATGAAAGACAGTGAGGACAGGACACTGCAGGAGCGCGCGCATCAGGCTGCTGCCGCAAGTTCTCGACAGGAATTATCAATCCTTGCTGTGACCGGCGTCAGCATCCTTCTTGTCCTGTTGGCGCAATACTACATCCGTCGTTCCATACAGATTCAAAGGGCTGAAGCTGAGCGTTTGAGTGATGAAAATTGGCTTAAAACCGGCCTTGCGGAGGCTGGAGCTTTACTTCGTGGCAAGGAAACGCTTGAAGAGGTGGGTCGGGCCACTCTGGAGTTTTTTGCCGGGTATCTCGGGATGCAGGTGGGTGCCTTCTATGTGCAGCGTCATGGCCATCTGCAGCTGGTCGCGACCTTTGCTCAGGCTGGGGAACAGCAGCCCATTCCCATCCGAATAGGCCTTACGGAGAGTCTTGCCGGGGAAGCGTTGAAGCATCAGCGTTTGATCGAACTCGACGAAGTTCCGGCCGATTATATGAAAGTCTCATCAGCTCTTGGCTCGACCCTTCCCCGGCGGCTCGTGATCCTGCCACTTTACGGCGAGGATATGCCGCGGGTCGGTGTGGTGGAAATGGGCTTTCTCCATAAGCTTCCGCAAGGGGCCTTGGAACTCTTCGACGATCTCAAAAGCAGTCTCAGCGTGGTGGTCAATTCCACCCTGTCGCGGCAGGTGCAGCGGGAACTTTTGGAAGAAACCCAGCGTCAGGCCGAGGAGCTGGCGGCGCAGCAGGAAGAACTCCGTGCCAGCAATGAAAAATTGGAGCAGCAGACGCGGGCCCTGCAGAAATCCCAGGAACGTTTGGAAGTGCAGCAGGAGGAGCTGAGGAATAACAATGTCGAGCTGGAACAGCAGGCACAGGAGCTTGAGCAGCAGAAAGCAATATTAGCTGAGAAGAATTCCAGTCTCCTCGTTACCAAAGCCGAGCTGGAAAGCAAGGCCCGTGAGTTGGAGCAGGCGAGTCGCTACAAGTCTGAATTCCTGGCGAATATGAGTCACGAGCTGCGCACACCTTTGAACAGCCTTCTGCTGCTGGCTACACTGCTGGCGGAAAACAAG carries:
- a CDS encoding VOC family protein, with translation MGSKIFVNLAVKDLPRSIAFWKSLGYGFNAQFTDDTAACLVFGDDAYAMLLTHAKFKEFSPNPVCDTARNTEVLVALSCESKADVMEKTKKALAAGAHRYSEPKDFGFMYQDSFQDLDGHVWELFYMDEAAIPK
- a CDS encoding nuclear transport factor 2 family protein, giving the protein MSKTPKEIWEIQHNLVLNFDVDQHAELFAEDGVWEFPRAPQGSKVKLEGRDAIREWVIENAKSSQEAGHRVLGYEEIVIHETSDPSVIVVEFDLHGEVTHTGERFRRSYVQVLRVRDGKIVSLRDYFN